The stretch of DNA GGCGAATCGGCCCAGCGCATCGGGGCCGCCACCCTCGCGAGGCGTTCCGCGCCCGTGAGTGGTTGACGAGTCCCTGGAATCGTCGACCACGCACGGGCGTCAGCCCGGACCAGCGGGGTGGGCGAGGTCATAGGCACGGGAGAGCTTCTGGGGGACGACCATGCGCCAGGCGTCCACGACGAACTCCCGAGCCTCGGTCGAATCCAGTGCCGCAAGGTGCGCGTGCACCCAGTTGAAGCGTAGATCCGACTCCGACGGCATCTGGAACTTGTGCGGCTCACCCGCGACCAGCGCCGCCCGCTCCTCCTTGGGGAACGCGAAGCCCATCTCGGTCTCGTCGAGCGAGAATGCGACGTACACGATCTGCTTGACGCGGAACTTCAACCTGCCGCGC from Rhodococcus opacus B4 encodes:
- a CDS encoding MmcQ/YjbR family DNA-binding protein, yielding MATVEDVRFLGSDLERSYQVYVRGRLKFRVKQIVYVAFSLDETEMGFAFPKEERAALVAGEPHKFQMPSESDLRFNWVHAHLAALDSTEAREFVVDAWRMVVPQKLSRAYDLAHPAGPG